One window of Quercus robur chromosome 12, dhQueRobu3.1, whole genome shotgun sequence genomic DNA carries:
- the LOC126708327 gene encoding uncharacterized protein LOC126708327 translates to MSLMPLFLPHEADVIKGIPLNSRLPANKLIWAETPNVKFIVRSAYGVAVRLSKSDNKGISSDRSQLRLFWKRIWNLPLPHKVRHFAWRACRDILPTKVNLMRRNVVKDPFCDECKMEVKSTGHLFWSCPRAREVWSCSKVVVKPCHARVHSFQDLLWDMVVGESFDVDVSAKVVCMAWAIWHNKNETCNGGKRRNGKEIVSWVSQYLEEYKAANECLGPTTVSHVGSDTWNPPPVHGFKVNVDGAVFKGQKSAGVGVIIRDDKGRLEAALSKKINAPLGAIEAEAMAYETGLMFAKDIGIQNFIIEGDSLVIHQALCGVSTPPSSIAATVQGMQEICREFLGVEFSHVRQQGNRPAHQLAKHASDVADFTAWIEQNPCFLEQALIHDVLSSFSS, encoded by the coding sequence ATGTCCTTGATGCCTTTGTTTCTACCCCATGAAGCCGATGTCATAAAAGGAATCCCACTTAACTCTCGCCTACCTGCAAATAAGTTGATATGGGCAGAGACACCCAATGTAAAGTTTATTGTAAGGAGTGCTTATGGTGTTGCAGTGCGGCTGTCCAAGTCTGACAACAAAGGAATAAGTTCAGATAGGAGTCAATTACGCCTGTTTTGGAAGAGAATATGGAACCTACCGTTGCCACACAAAGTCCGTCATTTTGCATGGCGGGCATGCAGAGACATTCTTCCTACCAAGGTCAATCTCATGCGTCGAAATGTGGTAAAAGATCCGTTTTGTGATGAGTGTAAGATGGAGGTTAAGTCGACTGGCCATTTGTTTTGGTCGTGCCCAAGAGCCCGTGAGGTTTGGTCTTGTTCCAAAGTAGTGGTGAAGCCGTGCCATGCAAGAGTGCATTCATTCCAAGACTTGTTGTGGGACATGGTAGTTGGGGAAAGTTTTGATGTGGACGTGTCTGCAAAGGTAGTTTGCATGGCATGGGCTATTTGGCACAACAAGAATGAAACCTGTAACGGAGGGAAGAGAAGAAATGGCAAGGAGATAGTGAGTTGGGTTTCCCAATACTTGGAGGAATATAAGGCAGCCAACGAGTGCCTGGGTCCAACAACAGTGTCGCATGTGGGTAGCGACACGTGGAACCCACCACCAGTACACGGTTTCAAAGTGAACGTTGACGGGGCAGTTTTCAAGGGTCAAAAATCAGCGGGTGTTGGTGTGATTATCCGGGATGATAAAGGCCGGCTTGAGGCTGCTCTGAGTAAGAAGATAAATGCTCCTCTAGGTGCGATTGAGGCAGAGGCTATGGCTTATGAAACAGGGCTCATGTTTGCAAAGGACATAGGCATTCAAAACTTTATTATTGAAGGTGACTCACTCGTTATCCACCAGGCCTTATGCGGAGTTTCAACTCCACCTTCATCTATAGCTGCAACGGTACAAGGGATGCAAGAAATTTGTAGGGAATTTCTTGGGGTTGAGTTTTCTCATGTTAGGCAACAGGGTAATAGACCGGCCCACCAACTAGCGAAACATGCTTCTGATGTTGCTGATTTCACTGCTTGGATTGAACAGAATCCTTGCTTCTTAGAGCAGGCTCTTATCCATGATGTACTAAGTTCATTTTCCTCTTAA